The genomic segment CTGGCCGCGGCGGCGGTCGCCTCGAACGGTGCGACATACGACCTGCGGACCAACGTGACGATCGCCGACGGCTGGGGCACCGGCCACGAGACCCTGCACGGCACCGAGGCCACCGTCGGCGACTTCCACATCGAGGGCACCCCGACCGTACGGCCGCTGCCCGGCGGCGGACACGAGGTGGTGCTGGACAGCACCTTCACCTGGAACGACATCATCGACCCCAATCCCCAGTACCTCGAGGACTGGGTCGGCAGCCATATCCCCGGCACCCAGCCGTTCAACATCCACATCGAATGGCAGGAGCGGACCACTGTCATCCTGGACGCGGCGGGACGGCCGGTCTCGGTGAGCGGCTACCCGGCCCCTGCGCCCTGACCCGGGGATTTGAGTGGGCGTCGCCATCGGATCAACCGCACGGTCGGGAGAGGCAGACAATGAAGAGGGCCGGACTCCGACACCGTCGGCCACGGTGCCCGCCCCGTCACGATTCGCGACTCCTTCCGCACCGAGTCCCGCCATGCTCCGGCCGGGTGCCGACCCGGGCAAGGAGTTGCGGCCCAGAGCAGGCGCCAACCGCGCCGCCGTCAGATTCGGTTCTGCCTTGCCGCGACGATCACCGCCTCCGTGCTTGTCGCAACGGTCGCCGGTTGCACGACGCGGGCCGCCGGGACACCGGTGATCGGGGTCGACCCGTCGTCCACCCTCGTCGACCAGCCGGTGCGGATCCGGGTCAGCGGACTCGCGGCCGGCCAGGACGCCGCGGTCACGTTGACGGCGACCGACTACCTCGGATCGACCTGGCGTGGCCGGGCGACGTTCACGGCCGACGCCAACGGAGTGGTGGACCTGGACCAGGCCCCGCCCGACGCGGGTAGCTACGACGCCGTGGACGGAATGGGCCTCTTCTGGTCCATGACCAACCTCGACGGCGAGGGGCAGACGTTCTTTCCCCGGCTCCCCGAGTTGGCCGCCGGATACGAGATGCGGTTGGCCGTCACGGTCGACGGCCGGGAGGTGGCCAGCCGGAGCCTTCGGCGGGAATGGCTGGCCCCAGGCGTCGTCCATCGCAAGCTCCGGCCACCCGTCGACGGCCTCCACGGCGACCTGTATCTGCCACCGGCCGGCAGCGCGGCGAAGACGCCAGTTCTGATCTTTGGCGGGTCCGAGGGCGGCAACAGCATGGTGTTCACCGCCGCGCTCCTGGCATCGCACGGACATCCGGCCCTGTCGCTGGCCTACTTCGGAGTCCCGGCACTACCGCAGACGTTGCGGCGGATCCCGCTGGAGTACTTCGCCGACGCGGCCCGCCTGCTGTCCAGCCACGCCAGCGCGACGTCGGGGCCGGTCGCGGTCTGTGGCTACTCGCGGGGCAGCGAGGCCGCGCTCCTGCTCGCCCAGCACCACCCGGACCTCATCCGGGGGGCGGTGCTCTACGCGCCGAGCGACACGGTACGGGCCGGATTCCCCGATGCGACAGGCGCCGCCTGGACCAGCGGCGGTAGGGACCTTCCCTCGACCGGGATTCCGGTCGACAACGTCGTCGGGCCGGTGCTGGCCATCGCCGGTGGCAAGGACAGGGTCTGGCCGTCGGCCGCACAGGCCCAGGCCATCGAGCGGAACCTGCGCAGGGCCGGGTCGGCATCTTCTGTTCGCGTGCTCGTCTACCCCGACGCGGGACACGGCGTCGGCACGTACCCATTCCAGCCCGCCGGTGTCGTCGACGTGCATCCCGTCACCGGTCACCTCCTGGAGTCCGGCGGGTCCAGAGCCGCAGACGCCGCCGCCCGGCGGGACAGTTGGCCCGAGGTCCTCGCCCTGCTGGCGACACTGTCCTGACAGTGGGCAGGTGCCGGGCGTAGCTAGGCTGACTCCATGTCGGACAGCGTCGCCCCCGGGTCGAACCCGCCGATCGTGGGCATCGACTTCGGCACCTCCAACACCGCCGCGGTACTGGGGCTGCCCGACGGCCGCGTGCGGACCCTCCTGTTCGACGGCGTACCGCAGCTCCCCTCGGCCGTGTTCCTGGAGGAATCCGGGGAGCTGCTGGTCGGGCGGGACGCCCGGTACGCCGCCCGCAGCCGCCCAGAGCGGCTGGAACCGCACCCGAAACAGCACGTGGACGAACGTACGGTGCTGTTGGGCGACGCGGAGCTGCCGGTCACCGACCTGATCGCGGCGGTGCTGCGCCGGGTCGCCGACGAGGCGTCCCGGGTCGCCGGGGCGCCGGTCGACACGGCGGTGCTGACCTGCCCGGTGGCCTGGGGAACCGGCCGGCGGGCCACCCTGTCGGCCGCCGCCGGCCAGGTCTTCGCCCGGCACGAGCTGGTCGACGAGCCGGTCGCCGCGGCCAGCCGGTTCGCCGCCCTGGCCGGCGGCCAGCTGGCACCCGGCGGTCTGGTCGCCGTCTACGACCTGGGGGCCGGCACCTTCGACGCCGCGGTGCTGCGGCGCGGTGCCGACGGGTTCGAGGTGCTCGCCTCCGCCGGCCTGACCGACGCGGGCGGCCTGGACATCGACGCCGCCATCGTCACCCACCTCGAACAGACCTACCGGGATCGCGACCCGGACCGCTGGCAGCGGCTGACCCAACCTGTCACCCCGGCCGACCGGACCGCCGCCCAGCGGCTCTGGGACGACGTACGGGAGGCCAAGGAGCTGCTGTCGCGGGCCACCTCGGCGCGCATCCCGATCCCGCTCTTCGACGACGAGGCACCACTGGGGCGGGAGCAGTTGGAGCTGCTCGCCCAGCCCGTGCTGGACCGGACCGTCACCGTGCTGCGGCAGGTGCTGGCCGACGCCGGGGCGGAACCGGGCCAACTGGCCGGTCTCTACCTGGTCGGTGGCGCCAGCCGGCTGCCGCTCGCCGCCACCCTGCTGCACCGGGCGCTCGGCGTCGGACCGGCCACCCTCGAACAGCCGGAACTGGTGGTTGCCGAGGGCAGCCTGACCATCCGGACCGGGCCGGCCGGTGCCGGCGTACCCGATTCGGGGTCGGACCTGACCCGGACCGACCCGGACGCCGGCGGGCGGGCGCCGCTGCCCGGGCCGACACCCGCCGCGCCGGCCGCCGAGGACCCGTGGCCGACCGGCGACGCCCCCGGTACGGCCGCCGGCGGGTCGGCCACGCCGAGCTGGCGACGACCGGCGGTGGCGACCGCGGCGGTGCTCGGCGTCGTCGCGGTCGTCGCCGGGGTGGCGCTCTGGCTTCCGGACGGGAGCGACGCGGACACCGACGAGGGCCGGCGGACGGTCAGCCAGAGCAGCTCCGCACCGGCCACGCCCACCGAAACACCCACCCCGACCCCCACCCCGCCGCCGGCCGGCGGGGACGCCTGCCTGGTCGGCACCTGGACGCAGACCAGCCTGGTCTACCACGACGTCAACATGTGGGGCCGGTCGGTCGTCCTGTCCGGCAAGGGCATGCGGTACACGTGGCGGGCGGACGGCACCGGAGAGACCCGGATCGACCAGGTACGCCTCACCGGCAAGTCCGGCGGCAACCGGTACGAGGCGATCCACAACGGCCGGATGACCTGGCGCTACCGGGCCGGTAACGGCCAGATCATCTACTCCGGGGCCAGCTCCAAGGGCACCACGATCTACAAGGTCAACGGGTCGATCCGGGAGTCCAAGGCGATGGGGAAGCCGAGCACCGCACCGGTGAGCTACGTCTGCGTCGGCGACGGCTTGAGCATCACGCACTCCGACTACACCGTCGAAGCCCGCCGGAACCCGGCCGGCGGCTGACCCCTGCCCGATCCGGAATCCGGCTCATGTCATTGGGTCGGCGGCGGTACACCCGGCCGAGGGTCTGCCCGCCCTGAGCACCACTGCTTTCCGGCGTACGCTCGGTGGCATGACCGGCGTGGTGGGGTTCCTGGTGGTCGCGGCCGGCGTGGCCGGGATCGCGGGTGGCCTGGTGTGGTTGGGAGCCCGGATCCGACGGCGGGGCGGCGGGGTCGACGTGCTGGGTCCGTTCGAGGAGATCTGGCATCCGGCGGCGCACCGCTCCCGCCTTGAGATCCAGGCGCAGGAGGAATGGGTCGCGCCGATGCCCACCCCGGACCGCGAGCGACCCCAGCGGCCATCGCCCTGAGCTGTTAGGTCGACGGACGAGTCGACCTGTACGCCGGATTCTGTGCCCGGCGGCACCGTTGCCGGTGGCGCCGGCGGCGGCCATCCATCTCGGCCTGCCGTTGCCGGCAGGCTCCAGCGGCCTACCCGCAGGCATCGGGCGGGCCGCCCTCGAACGCCTGCGCAGGTGAACTCCTGTTGGAGACACCATCTCTTGGCCTTGCTCCGGGTGGGGTTTACCTAGCCATCCCGGTCACCCGGGATGCTGGTGGGCTCTTACCCCACCGTTTCACCCTTACCCACCGAGCGTGCCCGGTGGGCGGTCTGTTTTCTGTGGCACTGTCCCGCGGGTCACCCCGGGTTGCCGTTAGCAACCACCCTGCCCTGTGGAGTCCGGACGTTCCTCGGCACCGGGCCTCATCAGCCCGCTGACGCGACCGCCCGGTCGACTCGTCCGTCGCACCACCGAGTCTATCCGCGCCCACGCCCGCCTCCACCAACCGCCCCGCCAGCACGAGGCTTCAAGATCAGATGATGGAAAGTCCCGGCTTCGGGTGTGATTCCGGGACTTTCCATCATTCGATCTTGGATAAGCCGACGGCTGACGAGATCCACAGGACATTTGGCATGTGATCGGGGCTCTGGGCGTGCCCTATGTCCTGTGGATCTTGGAATGGCCCGGAGCCGAGGTGCGGCGGGCGGGCAACCTGTAGGGCTGGGGTGAGCCTGGGTGGCGGGCGCGGCGGAGGGGGTAGCGTCGGCGGGCGATGGAGATTACTGAGGCGTTG from the Solwaraspora sp. WMMD1047 genome contains:
- a CDS encoding acyl-CoA thioesterase/bile acid-CoA:amino acid N-acyltransferase family protein, which translates into the protein MLVATVAGCTTRAAGTPVIGVDPSSTLVDQPVRIRVSGLAAGQDAAVTLTATDYLGSTWRGRATFTADANGVVDLDQAPPDAGSYDAVDGMGLFWSMTNLDGEGQTFFPRLPELAAGYEMRLAVTVDGREVASRSLRREWLAPGVVHRKLRPPVDGLHGDLYLPPAGSAAKTPVLIFGGSEGGNSMVFTAALLASHGHPALSLAYFGVPALPQTLRRIPLEYFADAARLLSSHASATSGPVAVCGYSRGSEAALLLAQHHPDLIRGAVLYAPSDTVRAGFPDATGAAWTSGGRDLPSTGIPVDNVVGPVLAIAGGKDRVWPSAAQAQAIERNLRRAGSASSVRVLVYPDAGHGVGTYPFQPAGVVDVHPVTGHLLESGGSRAADAAARRDSWPEVLALLATLS
- a CDS encoding Hsp70 family protein; the encoded protein is MSDSVAPGSNPPIVGIDFGTSNTAAVLGLPDGRVRTLLFDGVPQLPSAVFLEESGELLVGRDARYAARSRPERLEPHPKQHVDERTVLLGDAELPVTDLIAAVLRRVADEASRVAGAPVDTAVLTCPVAWGTGRRATLSAAAGQVFARHELVDEPVAAASRFAALAGGQLAPGGLVAVYDLGAGTFDAAVLRRGADGFEVLASAGLTDAGGLDIDAAIVTHLEQTYRDRDPDRWQRLTQPVTPADRTAAQRLWDDVREAKELLSRATSARIPIPLFDDEAPLGREQLELLAQPVLDRTVTVLRQVLADAGAEPGQLAGLYLVGGASRLPLAATLLHRALGVGPATLEQPELVVAEGSLTIRTGPAGAGVPDSGSDLTRTDPDAGGRAPLPGPTPAAPAAEDPWPTGDAPGTAAGGSATPSWRRPAVATAAVLGVVAVVAGVALWLPDGSDADTDEGRRTVSQSSSAPATPTETPTPTPTPPPAGGDACLVGTWTQTSLVYHDVNMWGRSVVLSGKGMRYTWRADGTGETRIDQVRLTGKSGGNRYEAIHNGRMTWRYRAGNGQIIYSGASSKGTTIYKVNGSIRESKAMGKPSTAPVSYVCVGDGLSITHSDYTVEARRNPAGG